The window ATGAAAAAGAAAAGGGTTTTGAGAAGCAAAGCGTATTGAAAAATACGTAGCTTGTCGAAAGCCGAAAACATATTGTCTGGTGGCGATAGCGAAGAGGTCACACCCGTTCCCATACCGAACACGGAAGTTAAGCTCTTCAGCGCCGATGGTAGTTGGGTTTTCCCTGTGAGAGTAGGACGCTGCCAGGCTGATGGCCCGTTGGTCAAGTGGTTAAGACACCGCCCTTTCACGGCGGTAACACGGGTTCGAATCCCGTACGGGTCACCATATGGAGGATTAGCTCAGCTGGGAGAGCACTTGCCTTACAAGCAAGGGGTCGGCGGTTCGATCCCGTCATCCTCCACCATTATGCCGGTGTAGCTCAATTGGTAGAGCAACTGACTTGTAATCAGTAGGTTGGGGGTTCAAGTCCTCTCGCCGGCACCATTTTATTTGGAGCCATTAGCTCAGTTGGTAGAGCATCTGACTTTTAATCAGAGGGTCGGAGGTTCGAGTCCTCCATGGCTCACCATTTTACCCACTATAGATCTAGCGGGTGTGGCGGAATTGGCAGACGCGCTAGACTTAGGATCTAGTGCCGTATGGCGTGGGGGTTCAAGTCCCTCCACCCGCACCATTTAAATATGCGGAAGTAGTTCAGTGGTAGAACACCACCTTGCCAAGGTGGGGGTCGCGGGTTCGAATCCCGTCTTCCGCTCCATAATGTTTGCCGGGGTGGTGGAATTGGCAGACACACAGGACTTAAAATCCTGCGGTAGGTGACTACCGTGCCGGTTCGAGTCCGGCCCTCGGCACCATTTAGCGCCCGTAGCTCAATTGGATAGAGCGTTTGACTACGGATCAAAAGGTTAGGGGTTCGAATCCTCTCGGGCGCGCCATTACGGGAAGTAGCTCAGCTTGGTAGAGCACATGGTTTGGGACCATGGGGTCGCAGGTTCAAATCCTGTCTTCCCGACCAGTAATTAAGATTTGGGGCCTTAGCTCAGCTGGGAGAGCGCCTGCTTTGCACGCAGGAGGTCAGCGGTTCGATCCCGCTAGGCTCCACCATTTAATAGATGTCAATTAAATATTTGTGGCGGTGTAGCTCAGCTGGCTAGAGCGTACGGTTCATACCCGTGAGGTCGGGGGTTCGATTCCCTCCGCCGCCACCAGATAAATATGTGGAGGAATACCCAAGTCTGGCTGAAGGGATCGGTCTTGAAAACCGACAGGGGTGTCAAAGCCCGCGGGGGTTCGAATCCCTCTTCCTCCGCCATATTATCATCGCGGGGTGGAGCACGAACGAATATGCTTCACTGAATAATCTTCAGCGTACCACTCGAGCAACTACTTGAGATTCATTCTGAGAGTGGGACGGTCAAAAGAGCTAACTATTAGCATAATAATACATTGATATTTATTTTTATCATCGCGGGGTGGAGCAGTCTGGTAGCTCGTCGGGCTCATAACCCGAAGGTCGCAGGTTCAAATCCTGTCCCCGCAACCAAAATAATTTTTGATGCTACTTTAATTTTCTTCCACACGAGGAAAAATAGTGGTACTTTATTGCAAGCAAAATGATTTAAGGTCCCGTGGTGTAGCGGTTAACATGCCTGCCTGTCACGCAGGAGATCGCGGGTTCGATTCCCGTCGGGACCGCCATTTACTTTAATAAGGCTCGGTAGCTCAGTCGGTAGAGCAAAGGACTGAAAATCCTTGTGTCGGCGGTTCGATTCCGTCCCGAGCCACCATTTAAGACTTTATTGAATATATATGGAGGGGTAGCGAAGTGGCTAAACGCGGCGGACTGTAAATCCGCTCCCTCAGGGTTCGGCGGTTCGAATCCGTCCCCCTCCACCATTCTTTAGGGGCATAGTTTAACGGTAGAACAGAGGTCTCCAAAACCTCCGGTGTGGGTTCGATTCCTACTGCCCCTGCCAAGCATGATGGCGGCTGTGGCGAAGTGGTTAACGCACCAGATTGTGGCTCTGGCATTCGTGGGTTCGATTCCCATCAGTCGCCCCATTCTTAAGCTCCAGACGTAGTATAGAATGAAATAATCTTATAAGAGTAGATAATTCATTTATTGGGCTATAGCCAAGCGGTAAGGCAACGGACTTTGACTCCGTGATGCGCTGGTTCGAATCCAGCTAGCCCAGCCATTGGCGGCATAGCCAAGTGGTAAGGCAGAGGTCTGCAAAACCTTTATCACCGGTTCGAATCCGGTTGCCGCCTCCAAAATTACATATGCGGGTGTAGTTTAGTGGTAAAACCTCAGCCTTCCAAGCTGATGTCGTGGGTTCGATTCCCATCACCCGCTCCATAGGGGCCTGTAGCTCAGCTGGTTAGAGCGCACGCCTGATAAGCGTGAGGTCGGTGGTTCAAGTCCACTCAGGCCCATATTGTTCCGCAGTAGCTCAGTGGTAGAGCATTCGGCTGTTAACCGAACGGTCGCAGGTTCGAATCCTGCCTGCGGAGCCATTTTTTTATTATCTGCGCCTTTAGCTCAGCAGGATAGAGCAACGGCCTTCTAAGCCGTCGGTCAGAGGTTCGAATCCTCTAAGGCGCGTCATGCGTTCAATTTCGGAAAAAGACCAAGTCAATTTGACTTGGTCTTTTTCCGTTGTTACAGAAAGTTTAAGTTCAATAAAGTGTTAAAGTTTTCTCTTTACAGTTTATTTGATGTTTAGCTCCGAGCGCCATCAGCTCGGGTCGCTTCGGCCCTGCTGTGGCGACGGAAGCCTCCTCGCAGGTCCTCCAGCGTCCTTCGCCTAAGGACTTGCGCTTTGCGCCCTTCTTATTTTTTTGAAATCTATATCCTTTACTAAGCTACCGAAGTAGCTTGATAACTTTATAAAATCAAGGTTTTTAACGTTGACACTCTGTCAGTGTTAGGAATACAATAATAATAAGTTATTAGTCTTTTTAGAAAATTCATATTTGATTGAGGTTATTAGCATGACGCTTCGAGTCGATCAACGAATAGGTAGAAATGCGATGATATTAGCATTTGCAGAAGGAAAAGAAGAGCAATTCATCATCGAACAGCTGGAGAAAAATCGTTGGCAGTTTTGTAAAGGGAAAGTAGGCTCAATGGAAATGCAAAAGATTGTAGCAGCCATCGAAACAGCTGCAAAACGACAGGGAATCGTAAAAGAAGCAGTTTATCGTGAAATGCATGCCCTTTACCATGCAATCATTGAAGCATTGCATGGGGTTACGAGAGGTCAAGTAGAGCTTGGAGACATGCTTCGAACTGTCGGACTTCGTTTTTCAATTGTAAAAGGAAAGCCATATGATAAACCTGAAGAAGGCGAATGGATTGCGGTAGCATTATATGGAACAATAGGGGCGCCTATTCGTGGGTTAGAACACGAAACAATGGGACTTGGCATTAATCATATTTAATACACAGCCTATAGTGATGAGTTATCAGGGGGCTATACTAGTGAACAAGCTTTTGTTGACTAGTATGGTCCCTTTTTGCATTTTTTAAAGGAGGAATAAAGAAATGGTCGAATTGACAGGTAATACTCTTACAATCGAAGATGTTAAAAAAGTGATTTTAAATGGTATATATGTAACAGTATCTCCTGATAGTTTACGCATTGTACAAAAAAGTAGAGCAGCAGTGGATAAAATTGTGGATGAAAAGAAGGTCGTTTATGGAATTACTACTGGATTTGGAAAATTTAGTGATGTATTTATTGATGCTGGTGATGTCGAAAAGCTTCAACTAAACTTAATTCATTCACACGCTTGTGGAGTTGGAGAAGCATTTCCTGAAAAGGTATCAAGGGCGATGCTGCTTCTTCGAGCTAATGCATTGTTAAAAGGTTATTCTGGTGTAAGACCAGTTGTTATCGAACGCCTTCTAGATTTGTTAAACGCACAAATTCATCCAGTTATTCCACAGCAAGGTTCACTTGGTGCAAGTGGTGACTTAGCACCGTTATCCCATCTTGCGCTCGTTTTAATGGGAGAAGGAGAGGTCTTTTATAAAGGGGAAAGACAAGAGGCGATTCTAGCATTATCAAAAGAAGGAATTGCTCCAATTACGTTAAAAGCCAAAGAAGGATTAGCACTGATAAATGGTACTCAAGCAATGACCGCAATGGGGGTTATAAATTATATCGAAGCTGAGCAATTAGCACTTGAAAGTGAAGCGATTGCAGCCATTACGTTGGAAGGTCTGCAAGGGATAATTGATGCGTTTGATGAAGATGTCCACAAAGCACGAGGTTATCAACAGCAAGTAGATGTAGCAAGAAGAATTCGTGAATACTTACAAGATAGTAAGCTTGTCACAAAGCAAGGAGAATTACGAGTACAAGATGCCTATTCATTACGTTGCATCCCACAGGTACATGGTGCTTCTTGGCAAGCGCTTGATTATGTGAGGGAAAAACTTGAAATTGAAATGAATGCAGCTACGGATAACCCGTTAATCTTTGATGGTGGGGAGAAAGTCATTTCAGGAGGCAACTTTCATGGACAGCCGATTGCACTTGCGATGGACTTTATGAAAATAGCAATTGCAGAGCTTTCTAACATATCCGAGCGCCGTATTGAGCGACTAGTTAATCCACAATTAAGTGACTTGCCACCGTTTTTAAGTCCGGAACCAGGCCTTCAATCTGGAGCGATGATTATGCAATATGCAGCAGCATCTCTTGTTTCGGAAAATAAAACACTGGCTCATCCTGCGAGTGTTGACTCCATTCCTTCTTCAGCAAATCAAGAAGATCACGTAAGCATGGGAACCATTGGCTCACGTCATGCCTATCAGATTATTCAAAATGTACGTCGAGTGTTAGCCATTGAATTAATCTGTGCTTTACAAGCGGCAGAGTACCGTGGAGTGGAGAAAATGAGCACGTTCACAAAAGCTCTTTACGAGGAAGTACGTTCTATTGTTCCTTCGATTACAGAAGATCGCATTTTCTCAAAAGATATTGAGAAGGTCAATAATTGGTTATATGAAGTGAATTGGGAAAAGCTTCAGAAAGAATTTATGTTGAAGAGTCAAATGTAATGAAAAAGTCCTTTAATGCTCAATGACGCATTAAAGGACTTTTTCATGTTGGTGTACGTATCGTGTCTACTGAGGTTGAAAGACCAATCATCGATAAGGTTATCTTTTTCATTTTAGAGCTCTAAAAAGGGCTCTTTTCCTTTTTTATCCCTTTTGTATGTTTACAAGAATTTCTTAAGGGAAAAACAAAAAAGCTCTTCTTTTTTAATATTTCTTATGATACCATGCAAGGAGCTCGAGTTTATTAAAGGGGGCGTAGGGGTTTGTACATTCAGGCGGCACTTATTTTTTTATTGCAAATTTTGTATGTTCCGGTGTTAACGATTAGAACCATTTTTCTTGTGAAGAATCAAACGAAAGCAGCGGCTGGAGTGGGCTTATTAGAAGGTGCGATATACATTGTTGCATTAGGTATTGTATTCCAAGATTTATCCAATTGGTGGAATATCGCAGCTTATGTGATTGGATTTAGTGTTGGATTACTTCTTGGAGGAGCCATTGAGAAAAAAATGGCGCTTGGGTACGTAACGTATAACGTAAATTTGTTAGATAAAAATTCAAGCTTAGTCAGTAAACTTCGCGAAGCTGGATTTGGAGTTACGGTTTTTGAAGGAGAGGGCATGAGCTCGAAGCGGTATCGATTAGAAGTCGTGGCGAAGCGTTCTCGTGAAGAAGAGTTTTTAGAATTAGTTTCTGAAATTGAACCAACAGCATTTTTAAGCTCCTACGAATTACGATCGTTCAAAGGCGGCTATTTGACAAATTCGATGAAGAAGCGTTGGAAAAAATGGAACAAGAAAATGAAAGAACAATCAACTGAGTAAAAGACGTCTGTAGGGACGTCTTTTTTGTTGTTATAGAAAGTTTAAGTTCAATAAAGTGTAATGTATTCTTTTTACAGTTTTTTTTGGTGTCTAGCTCCAAGCAGCGCCATCAGCTCGGGTCGCTTCGGCCCAGCTGTGGCGACGGAAGCCTTCTCCAGGTCCTAAAGCGCCCTTCGCCTAAGGACTTGCGCTTTGCGCTTTTTCTGTGAAAAAAATGATCTATCCTGATAGGTAGATGGTAGAAAGGAAACCCCGGGGAGAATAAATTTTCATGTCCGGGGTGTGAGTGTAAAATCATGTATGTTTCTTATTTACGAAAGACCAACTTGACCACTTTAGGAGTATAAATTATTTCATTTTTTTATATTATCTGTACTTTGAATTGATTACTTGATAACCTAATAATGTAGTGATTTACTATTTTAGGAAAAGGTGCATTCATATGGAGTTTCCAGTTTATATTCATCTCGGTCCGCTAGCGATTCACCCTCATCTTGTCTTTGAAACGCTAGCTTATTTTATTGGCTTTCGCGTGTATTTGCTCCTCCGAAGAAAGTCATATATTCCAATGGAAAAATCAATTTGGGTAGCGGTAGGAGCCGTTTTGGGAGCGGCAATTGGTTCGAAACTATTATATTGGTTTGAAGATCCAGCTAAGACGTTGCAACAATGGAATAACATCATCTATTTAATGGAAGGAAAGACCATTGTTGGAGGGTTGTTAGGCGGTCTCATTGGTGTTGAGATGGCGAAAAAAATCATTGGGCTAAAACAGTCAACGGGTGATGATTTCGTTATTCCCCTTATTGTCGGCATGTGTATCGGACGGATTGGGTGTTTTTTAACCGGATTAGATGATCATACTTATGGAACGGTAACAACTTGGTGGACGGGAATTGATTTTGGAGATGGCTTGAAGCGTCACCCAACACAACTATATGAAATTATGTTCCTACTTCTTTTAGGAGCAATCATCTTGTGGATTAAGAAAGTAAACAAAATCCTTTGGGAAGGATATTTGTTTCAGCTTTTTATGTTAAGTTACTTATTCTTCCGATTTCTTATCGACTTTATTAAACCATTTCCTCATGCTTATGGGGTATTCAATCATATTCAAATCGCTGCGATGGCAGGCATTGTGTATTACGTATTGTTGATAAATAAAAAGTGGAAGGGACGCGTAAGGTATGCCAAATAGACCGTACATTTTTTATGAACTAACCAATAGTATTTGTTCGACATGTTTACGAAAAGTAGAGGCAAAAGTTATCTTTGAAGACGGAAAGGTTTATTTAGTGAAGCATTGCCTTCAGCACGGGCGAGAAAAGGTATTAATTTCAACGGATATCGACTATTACAAGAAGTGCCGAACATTTATTAAGCCTTCGGAAATGCCATACCGATGGAATACACCTATTAAGTACGGTTGTCCATATGATTGTGGATTGTGCCCGGACCATGAGCAACATAGTTGTCTAACACTGGTGGAAGTTACAGATCAATGTAATTTAGCTTGTCCGATTTGTTATGCTGAGTCGTCTCCGAAGCGGCAAACGTATCGATCTTTAGAGACAATTGAAAAAATGCTAGATGCAATTGTTGCAAATGAACGTGAAGCGGACATTGTCCAAATTAGTGGTGGAGAACCGACGATCCATCCTCAATTTTTTGACATTCTCGATTTAGCCAAGTCTAAACCGATTAAGCATATTATGGTGAATACAAATGGGTTAAGAATTGCCAATGATAAAAAGTTTGTTGAAAGATTGGCAACATATATGCCAGGATTTGAAATATACTTACAGTTTGATAGCTTTGAAGAAAAGGCTTTATTGGAACTGAGAGGGGTGGATTTACGTGACGTCCGCCAAAAGGCAATAGACAATTTGAATGAGTATAATATTTCAACGACTCTTGTGGTCACTTTGAAAAAAGGGTTAAATGACCATGAAATTGGGAACATCATCGACTATGGTTTGAAGCAGAGGGCGGTTCGAGGAGTAACATTTCAGCCGATTCAAGCTGCCGGAAGACTGGAAGCATATCAGCCAGAAACGGATCGCTTAACGCTTAGTGAAGTACGGGAAGGAATCATTCAACAATCCGGTGTGTTTTCAGAAAAAGATATCATACCCGTCCCGTGTCATCCAGATTGTCTAGCGATGGGTTATGCATTGAAAATGGATGGAAAAGTCATTCCACTTACGGGGATGATGGACCCGAACGTTTTGCTAGAAGGCGAGCGGAATACAATCGTATTTGAACAAGATGAATCATTGAAGGGGCGCGTGTTTGATTTGTTTAGTTTGAACCAAACGCCCCAATCATCGGCGATACAGCTGAAAGATTTACTTTGCTGTCTTCCTAAAGTTGCTCCAACTGAAAATATAGGATACGAAAATGTTTTCCGTGTCATCATTATGCAGTTTTTAGATGCATATGATTTTGATGTTCGGTCAGTGAAAAAGTCATGTGTGCACATTGCTCACCCAGATGGACGTATTATACCATTTGATACGTTCAATTTATTTTATCGAGACGATAAAGAAAAACGATTAAACGAGATTCGGGCAGAAATGGAGGGAACAAGCAATGGATCCGTCGGCACAAAATCATAAAAGTACGAAGCAAGTCTGGTATGGGATTGGGTTGACCTTTTTGCTACACGTTCTTTTACTGATTTACCCTCCTTTACTTGTTATAATCGGTCTAACACAGTTTATATATCTTGGACCTGCTCTTGTATGGGCTGGAGTAAAAGGCAAAAAAGGGTTACTGCAAGGCATGTTAATCGGAGCGGGTATCACTTTTTTAGTCAATGTCGCGTGCTTCGGATATGTCATGTATTCATTTACGAACTACTAAGGAGTGAAAGAGGAAATGATTTCTGCAATTATTTTTGATTTTGATGGGTTGATTTTTGATACCGAAACGCATGAGTATGAGACGCTTGTAGAGTTATATGAACAACATGGAGCAGAGCTTCCTCTGTCTGTATGGGGAGAAGTGATTGGGACAAATTCAGGCTTTTGCCCGTATCAATATTTAAAACGACAAGTTGACGTAGAGATGACGAAAGAACAGTTTGACCACGCCGTTCGTGAGCGATTTGAAGAAAGATTAGCCAATG is drawn from Bacillus kexueae and contains these coding sequences:
- the hutP gene encoding hut operon transcriptional regulator HutP; translation: MTLRVDQRIGRNAMILAFAEGKEEQFIIEQLEKNRWQFCKGKVGSMEMQKIVAAIETAAKRQGIVKEAVYREMHALYHAIIEALHGVTRGQVELGDMLRTVGLRFSIVKGKPYDKPEEGEWIAVALYGTIGAPIRGLEHETMGLGINHI
- the hutH gene encoding histidine ammonia-lyase; its protein translation is MVELTGNTLTIEDVKKVILNGIYVTVSPDSLRIVQKSRAAVDKIVDEKKVVYGITTGFGKFSDVFIDAGDVEKLQLNLIHSHACGVGEAFPEKVSRAMLLLRANALLKGYSGVRPVVIERLLDLLNAQIHPVIPQQGSLGASGDLAPLSHLALVLMGEGEVFYKGERQEAILALSKEGIAPITLKAKEGLALINGTQAMTAMGVINYIEAEQLALESEAIAAITLEGLQGIIDAFDEDVHKARGYQQQVDVARRIREYLQDSKLVTKQGELRVQDAYSLRCIPQVHGASWQALDYVREKLEIEMNAATDNPLIFDGGEKVISGGNFHGQPIALAMDFMKIAIAELSNISERRIERLVNPQLSDLPPFLSPEPGLQSGAMIMQYAAASLVSENKTLAHPASVDSIPSSANQEDHVSMGTIGSRHAYQIIQNVRRVLAIELICALQAAEYRGVEKMSTFTKALYEEVRSIVPSITEDRIFSKDIEKVNNWLYEVNWEKLQKEFMLKSQM
- a CDS encoding DUF2179 domain-containing protein gives rise to the protein MQAALIFLLQILYVPVLTIRTIFLVKNQTKAAAGVGLLEGAIYIVALGIVFQDLSNWWNIAAYVIGFSVGLLLGGAIEKKMALGYVTYNVNLLDKNSSLVSKLREAGFGVTVFEGEGMSSKRYRLEVVAKRSREEEFLELVSEIEPTAFLSSYELRSFKGGYLTNSMKKRWKKWNKKMKEQSTE
- a CDS encoding prolipoprotein diacylglyceryl transferase, with protein sequence MEFPVYIHLGPLAIHPHLVFETLAYFIGFRVYLLLRRKSYIPMEKSIWVAVGAVLGAAIGSKLLYWFEDPAKTLQQWNNIIYLMEGKTIVGGLLGGLIGVEMAKKIIGLKQSTGDDFVIPLIVGMCIGRIGCFLTGLDDHTYGTVTTWWTGIDFGDGLKRHPTQLYEIMFLLLLGAIILWIKKVNKILWEGYLFQLFMLSYLFFRFLIDFIKPFPHAYGVFNHIQIAAMAGIVYYVLLINKKWKGRVRYAK
- a CDS encoding radical SAM protein, whose translation is MPNRPYIFYELTNSICSTCLRKVEAKVIFEDGKVYLVKHCLQHGREKVLISTDIDYYKKCRTFIKPSEMPYRWNTPIKYGCPYDCGLCPDHEQHSCLTLVEVTDQCNLACPICYAESSPKRQTYRSLETIEKMLDAIVANEREADIVQISGGEPTIHPQFFDILDLAKSKPIKHIMVNTNGLRIANDKKFVERLATYMPGFEIYLQFDSFEEKALLELRGVDLRDVRQKAIDNLNEYNISTTLVVTLKKGLNDHEIGNIIDYGLKQRAVRGVTFQPIQAAGRLEAYQPETDRLTLSEVREGIIQQSGVFSEKDIIPVPCHPDCLAMGYALKMDGKVIPLTGMMDPNVLLEGERNTIVFEQDESLKGRVFDLFSLNQTPQSSAIQLKDLLCCLPKVAPTENIGYENVFRVIIMQFLDAYDFDVRSVKKSCVHIAHPDGRIIPFDTFNLFYRDDKEKRLNEIRAEMEGTSNGSVGTKS